A section of the Rhizobium sp. BG4 genome encodes:
- a CDS encoding LLM class flavin-dependent oxidoreductase — translation MIPFSILDLSPVPEGTTVSQSLAGSARMAQKAEEYGYKRFWLAEHHGMPGIASAATAVVIGHVGAATKSIRIGSGGIMLPNHSPLVIAEQFGTLAALFPGRVDLGLGRAPGTDMRTAQALRRNLDAGAQSFPHDVVELQQLLGEPVENQAILAVPGNRSHVPIWLLGSSLYSAQLAAMLGLPYAFASHFAPDSLLDAIDIYRSKFQPSAVLDQPYVMAGVMGSVAPTDEEAEYHFTSAQQQFVNLRRNVRGQFPKPVKDMESFWSPMEKLNVEHTLRYAVVGSPQTAEAKLKEFLKETEADELIISMPIHDIEARLKSVELFAGLGSFMSAAA, via the coding sequence ATGATCCCCTTTTCCATCCTCGACCTCTCGCCCGTTCCAGAAGGCACGACCGTCAGTCAATCTCTCGCCGGTTCTGCCCGGATGGCGCAGAAGGCGGAGGAATATGGCTACAAGCGCTTCTGGCTTGCCGAGCATCACGGCATGCCCGGTATCGCCAGCGCTGCGACGGCGGTGGTGATCGGCCATGTCGGTGCGGCGACGAAGTCGATCCGCATCGGCTCGGGCGGCATCATGCTGCCCAACCATTCGCCGCTCGTCATTGCCGAGCAGTTCGGCACGCTGGCAGCGCTTTTCCCGGGCCGCGTCGATCTCGGCCTCGGCCGGGCGCCGGGCACGGATATGCGCACCGCCCAGGCGCTGCGGCGCAATCTCGATGCCGGTGCACAGAGCTTCCCGCACGATGTCGTCGAGTTGCAGCAGCTGCTCGGCGAGCCGGTCGAGAACCAGGCGATCCTCGCCGTTCCCGGCAACCGGAGCCATGTGCCGATCTGGCTGCTCGGTTCCAGCCTCTACAGCGCGCAGCTCGCCGCCATGCTCGGTCTGCCCTATGCCTTCGCCTCGCATTTCGCGCCGGATTCGCTGCTCGATGCGATCGATATCTATCGCAGCAAGTTCCAGCCGTCGGCCGTTCTCGATCAGCCTTATGTGATGGCGGGCGTCATGGGCTCGGTGGCGCCGACAGACGAAGAGGCGGAGTATCACTTCACTTCGGCGCAGCAGCAGTTCGTCAATCTGAGGCGCAATGTGCGCGGCCAGTTCCCGAAGCCGGTGAAGGATATGGAGAGCTTCTGGTCGCCGATGGAGAAGCTCAATGTCGAGCATACGCTGCGCTACGCCGTTGTCGGTTCGCCGCAGACGGCGGAGGCGAAGCTCAAGGAATTCCTGAAGGAAACCGAGGCCGACGAGCTGATCATCTCCATGCCGATCCACGATATCGAGGCCAGGCTGAAATCGGTCGAGCTGTTCGCCGGCCTCGGCAGCTTCATGAGCGCGGCCGCCTAA
- a CDS encoding SH3 domain-containing protein: protein MGIPLRLGRTRGLLALAFSLLAPLMASEASAIPDTATKGRETGLPVPRFVSLKTGNARMRIGPSLDYGTKWIYVKSGLPLEITAEYDNWRQVRDSDGISGWMHRALLSSRRTAVIGPWLKQPASLHKAARENAAVSAELMARVLVHIKSCDGSWCAIDLPHQDLSGFVEQAALWGVYPGETIGD from the coding sequence GTGGGCATCCCCTTGCGTCTCGGCCGCACCAGAGGGCTTCTAGCCCTCGCCTTCTCACTCCTTGCGCCGCTGATGGCCAGCGAGGCATCCGCCATCCCCGACACCGCGACGAAAGGCCGGGAGACCGGTCTGCCGGTTCCCCGCTTCGTCTCGCTGAAAACCGGCAATGCGCGCATGCGCATCGGCCCGTCGCTCGATTACGGCACCAAGTGGATCTATGTGAAATCGGGCCTGCCGCTGGAGATCACCGCCGAATACGATAACTGGCGCCAAGTGCGCGATAGCGACGGCATCTCCGGCTGGATGCACCGCGCGCTGCTGTCGTCACGCCGGACCGCCGTCATCGGTCCGTGGCTGAAACAGCCGGCCAGCCTGCACAAGGCGGCGCGCGAAAACGCGGCGGTCTCCGCCGAGCTGATGGCCCGCGTCCTCGTTCATATCAAGAGCTGCGACGGAAGCTGGTGCGCCATCGATCTGCCGCACCAGGATCTCTCCGGCTTCGTCGAGCAGGCCGCCCTCTGGGGCGTCTATCCCGGCGAGACGATTGGCGATTAG
- a CDS encoding invasion associated locus B family protein, producing the protein MKKLALVLSFSLLGAFAAQAQPSMVKRFNDWGVYSYKANGQTVCYLLTVPTGQTPANVSHGNNFFMVGPGASGQFEPQARMGYELKDSSRVKVRIGDQTFWMFTRENAAWMQHEEREPEMIRAMRGGSEMVLEATSSRGTDTSYTYSLDGITAALKQVSKCN; encoded by the coding sequence ATGAAGAAACTTGCTCTCGTTCTCTCCTTTTCGTTGCTCGGCGCCTTCGCCGCGCAAGCGCAGCCTTCGATGGTCAAGCGCTTCAACGATTGGGGCGTCTACTCCTACAAGGCCAACGGCCAGACCGTCTGCTACCTCCTGACGGTGCCGACCGGGCAGACGCCTGCCAACGTCAGCCACGGCAACAACTTCTTCATGGTCGGCCCCGGCGCCTCGGGCCAGTTCGAGCCGCAGGCCCGCATGGGCTACGAACTGAAGGACAGTTCGCGCGTCAAGGTCCGCATCGGCGACCAGACCTTCTGGATGTTCACCCGCGAGAACGCTGCCTGGATGCAGCACGAGGAGCGTGAGCCCGAGATGATCCGCGCCATGCGCGGCGGCAGCGAGATGGTTCTGGAGGCGACCTCCAGCCGCGGCACCGATACGAGCTACACCTATTCCCTCGACGGCATCACCGCCGCGCTGAAGCAGGTCAGCAAGTGCAACTGA
- a CDS encoding DoxX family protein: MEHSLPRSAGANRVLLAGRLLLSAIFLHEGATLALNFNATAQTFARLGLELPVAIGVILLQLAAGLSVAAGLATRLGAAALGTFCLLTALLFHTDFTSQNELLHFEKDFAIAGGMFVLAISGAGALSIDAVLKRNCAAPIAALL, encoded by the coding sequence ATGGAACACTCCCTCCCCCGATCCGCCGGCGCCAATAGGGTGCTGCTTGCAGGACGCCTGCTGCTCTCGGCGATCTTTCTGCATGAGGGCGCGACACTGGCGCTGAATTTCAACGCCACCGCCCAGACCTTCGCCAGGCTCGGTCTCGAACTGCCGGTCGCCATCGGCGTCATCCTGCTGCAGCTCGCCGCCGGCCTCTCGGTCGCAGCCGGATTGGCAACGCGGCTGGGTGCCGCAGCGCTCGGCACCTTCTGCCTGCTGACGGCCCTGCTCTTCCACACGGATTTCACCAGCCAGAACGAACTCCTGCATTTCGAGAAGGACTTCGCCATCGCCGGCGGCATGTTCGTGCTGGCGATATCGGGTGCCGGCGCGCTGTCGATCGACGCCGTGCTGAAGCGAAACTGCGCGGCGCCGATTGCCGCTCTGCTGTGA
- a CDS encoding tetratricopeptide repeat protein yields MKRSFTSYAVLGVMGFCALSAAGSAMSALTAMPAYAVDNMETGDGPDLTSVRAKIAAKDYQAALTELRGLAEDNQQADVYNLLGYTLRMTGDYETSLTYYTKALELQPDHKAAHEYLGELYLQTGKPDKANEQLASLKQLCPAGCEELEDLQEAIAARGGN; encoded by the coding sequence ATGAAGCGCTCGTTCACCAGCTACGCCGTTCTCGGCGTCATGGGCTTCTGCGCCCTTTCCGCAGCCGGTTCCGCCATGTCGGCGCTGACGGCAATGCCCGCCTACGCGGTCGACAACATGGAGACCGGCGATGGCCCGGATCTCACCTCCGTCCGCGCCAAGATCGCCGCCAAGGACTATCAGGCGGCGCTCACGGAACTGCGCGGCCTCGCCGAGGATAACCAGCAGGCCGACGTCTACAATCTGCTCGGCTACACACTGCGCATGACCGGCGACTACGAAACGTCGCTGACCTACTACACCAAGGCGCTCGAGCTGCAGCCGGATCACAAGGCGGCACATGAATACCTCGGCGAGCTCTACCTGCAGACCGGCAAACCGGACAAGGCGAACGAACAGCTCGCATCGCTGAAGCAGCTTTGCCCGGCGGGATGCGAGGAGCTTGAAGACCTACAAGAGGCGATCGCCGCACGGGGCGGCAACTGA
- a CDS encoding MBL fold metallo-hydrolase yields the protein MFEMSRRTLLGSAAAAAAFGLASKLEFVPPAFAASADEPATGFYRYKVGDIEVTAIYDGIWRKPHDPAFIKDVSVDETKQALAAAHLPTDFMPIPLTVVVLKVGGRLIMMDAGSGVGQWQANATHLPGNMAAAGIDYRKIDTVMISHFHPDHVWGLMEKGSNAPVFPNAELVVHSAEYNWWTDPGRVDKLPEGRKGAGKRIAEVFPKWKNWKLVEDGAEVAPGIELISAPGHTPGHSTYLVNSGNSQLLVSADIMYVPALLAPHPEWQGSYDQDGPLAITSRRKLIDRVIADKIAICGSHFPFPGSGSFVKDGNAYAFTPTSQA from the coding sequence ATGTTCGAAATGTCACGCCGTACGCTGCTCGGTTCGGCCGCCGCGGCAGCCGCATTCGGCCTCGCATCCAAGCTCGAATTCGTACCGCCGGCCTTCGCCGCATCGGCAGACGAACCGGCCACCGGCTTTTATCGCTACAAGGTCGGCGATATCGAAGTGACCGCCATCTATGACGGCATCTGGCGCAAGCCGCACGATCCCGCCTTCATCAAGGACGTCTCGGTCGACGAGACCAAGCAGGCGCTGGCCGCCGCCCATCTGCCGACCGATTTCATGCCGATCCCGCTGACAGTCGTGGTGCTGAAGGTCGGCGGGCGGCTGATCATGATGGATGCCGGTTCCGGCGTCGGCCAGTGGCAGGCAAACGCCACCCACCTGCCCGGCAACATGGCGGCGGCCGGCATCGACTACCGGAAGATCGACACGGTGATGATCTCGCATTTCCACCCGGATCACGTCTGGGGCTTGATGGAAAAGGGTTCCAACGCACCTGTTTTCCCGAATGCCGAGCTCGTCGTTCATTCCGCCGAGTATAACTGGTGGACCGATCCCGGCCGGGTCGACAAGCTTCCCGAGGGCCGCAAGGGCGCCGGAAAGCGGATCGCCGAAGTCTTCCCGAAATGGAAGAACTGGAAGCTGGTCGAGGACGGCGCGGAAGTGGCACCCGGCATCGAGCTGATTTCGGCGCCTGGCCATACGCCGGGACATTCGACCTATCTGGTCAACTCCGGAAACAGCCAGCTGCTGGTCTCGGCCGACATCATGTACGTGCCGGCCCTGCTCGCCCCGCATCCGGAATGGCAGGGCAGCTACGATCAGGACGGGCCGCTCGCCATTACCAGCCGCCGCAAGCTGATCGATCGCGTCATCGCCGACAAGATCGCCATCTGCGGCTCGCACTTCCCCTTCCCCGGCTCCGGCAGCTTCGTCAAGGACGGAAACGCCTATGCCTTCACACCGACAAGCCAGGCCTGA
- a CDS encoding sigma-70 family RNA polymerase sigma factor translates to MTQVSIADPIPFDDQLAEAVLRWRRRSRSLAGLVSRLFVEAASVLVGYMEMARDQGRARAAQPLQADQTLRFQQSILPHMDAAYNFARFLSRDQDAAQDIVQDAFLRAYRSFETYRGGDPRAWVFSIVRNCHLAWQQQGRRKARFETPLDGDAGSESPAHEIAADDDTAETAMIRESESSRVRHVIAMLPEAMREILVLRELEELSYKQIAEVIDVPIGTVMSRIARARREFGEAWDAFENGGVGA, encoded by the coding sequence ATGACCCAAGTCAGTATTGCCGACCCCATTCCATTCGATGACCAGCTGGCCGAGGCCGTCCTGCGGTGGCGGCGCCGCTCGCGTTCGCTGGCCGGGCTTGTCAGCCGGCTGTTTGTCGAGGCCGCGTCGGTCCTCGTCGGCTATATGGAGATGGCCCGCGATCAGGGGCGCGCCCGGGCTGCCCAGCCGCTGCAGGCCGACCAGACGCTGCGCTTCCAGCAGAGCATCCTGCCGCACATGGATGCCGCCTATAATTTCGCGCGTTTCCTCAGCCGGGACCAGGATGCGGCGCAGGATATCGTGCAGGATGCGTTCTTGCGAGCCTATCGCAGCTTCGAGACATATCGGGGTGGTGATCCCAGGGCCTGGGTGTTTTCGATCGTCCGCAACTGCCATCTCGCCTGGCAGCAGCAGGGGCGGCGCAAGGCGCGTTTCGAGACGCCGCTCGATGGCGATGCCGGGAGCGAAAGTCCGGCGCACGAGATTGCTGCCGATGACGATACGGCGGAGACGGCGATGATCCGCGAGAGCGAGTCCTCACGCGTACGCCATGTCATCGCCATGCTGCCGGAAGCGATGCGCGAGATCCTGGTGCTGCGCGAACTGGAGGAGCTTTCCTACAAACAGATCGCCGAGGTTATCGACGTGCCGATCGGCACCGTCATGTCCCGCATCGCCCGCGCGCGGCGCGAATTCGGCGAAGCCTGGGATGCGTTCGAAAATGGCGGGGTCGGGGCATGA
- a CDS encoding anti-sigma factor translates to MSDTPKQGCDQWGPVLHAFIDGELDLVRAAELEAHLAGCPDCRAEMERVRGVRQRIGRDGVRFKMPEEVRAQVLTALSREQAAGLQAQRRVETASPWSRFFRFVRDWSFVPSLAALAASAMLFVNAPAPELGIQDQLLASHVQSMLADHLVDVQTSNQHTVKPWFNGRIDFSPPVNDLAKDGFPLVGGRVDYIGGRVVAALVYRRNGHVINLFVWPQTAGRQTDSEHDGYNMAKWSANGLVFWAVSDVSAGDLAAFRSSFMRAAAGM, encoded by the coding sequence ATGAGCGATACGCCGAAACAGGGCTGCGACCAGTGGGGACCGGTGCTGCATGCCTTCATCGATGGCGAGCTCGATCTGGTGCGCGCAGCGGAACTGGAGGCTCATCTTGCGGGGTGCCCGGATTGCCGGGCGGAGATGGAAAGGGTGCGTGGGGTGCGGCAACGGATCGGGCGGGATGGCGTGCGCTTCAAGATGCCGGAAGAGGTGCGCGCGCAGGTGCTGACGGCGCTCTCGCGGGAGCAGGCCGCGGGCCTTCAGGCGCAAAGGCGCGTCGAGACGGCATCCCCATGGAGCCGCTTCTTCCGCTTCGTGCGCGACTGGAGCTTCGTGCCGTCGCTGGCGGCATTGGCCGCGAGCGCCATGCTGTTCGTCAACGCACCGGCGCCAGAACTCGGCATTCAGGACCAGCTGCTCGCTAGCCATGTCCAGTCGATGCTGGCCGATCACCTCGTCGATGTGCAGACCTCGAACCAGCACACGGTCAAGCCCTGGTTCAACGGCCGCATCGATTTCTCGCCGCCGGTCAATGATCTCGCCAAGGATGGTTTCCCGCTGGTCGGGGGCCGGGTCGATTATATCGGCGGCCGGGTGGTGGCGGCGCTCGTCTACAGGCGCAACGGTCACGTCATCAATCTCTTCGTCTGGCCGCAGACTGCGGGCAGACAAACGGACAGCGAACACGACGGCTACAACATGGCCAAATGGTCGGCCAACGGGCTGGTGTTTTGGGCGGTGTCGGATGTCAGCGCAGGAGACCTCGCCGCCTTCCGCTCAAGCTTCATGCGCGCCGCCGCCGGCATGTGA
- a CDS encoding YebC/PmpR family DNA-binding transcriptional regulator — protein sequence MAGHSQFKNIMHRKGRQDAVRSKMFSKLAREITVAAKAGLPDPAMNASLRLAIQNAKAQSMPKDNIDRAIKKAAGSDGENYEQIRYEGYGPGGTAVIVEALTDNRNRTASNVRSIFTKAGGALGETGSVSFSFDHVGEITYKLSAGDADKVMEAAIEAGADDVETDEEGHYITTGFESLGEVAKALEATLGEAETVKAVWRAQNNVPVDEEKAQSLIKMIDNLEDDDDVQNVYSNFEVSEEVLAKLSA from the coding sequence ATGGCTGGCCATTCACAGTTTAAAAACATCATGCATCGCAAGGGCCGTCAGGACGCCGTGCGGTCGAAAATGTTCTCCAAGCTGGCGCGCGAAATCACCGTTGCCGCCAAGGCCGGTCTGCCCGACCCGGCGATGAACGCGAGCCTGCGCCTGGCAATCCAGAACGCCAAGGCCCAGTCGATGCCGAAGGACAATATCGACCGCGCCATCAAGAAGGCAGCCGGCAGCGACGGCGAGAACTACGAGCAGATCCGCTACGAAGGCTACGGCCCGGGCGGCACCGCCGTCATCGTCGAGGCGCTGACCGACAACCGCAACCGCACCGCCTCGAATGTCCGCTCGATCTTCACCAAGGCCGGCGGCGCACTCGGCGAAACCGGCTCGGTTTCCTTCTCCTTCGATCACGTCGGCGAAATCACCTACAAGCTTTCGGCAGGCGATGCCGACAAGGTGATGGAAGCAGCGATCGAAGCCGGTGCCGACGACGTCGAGACCGACGAGGAAGGCCACTACATCACGACCGGTTTCGAAAGCCTCGGCGAAGTTGCCAAGGCGCTCGAAGCGACGCTCGGCGAAGCCGAAACCGTCAAGGCCGTCTGGCGCGCCCAGAACAATGTGCCTGTTGATGAGGAAAAGGCCCAGTCGCTGATCAAGATGATCGACAATCTCGAAGACGACGACGACGTCCAGAACGTCTATTCGAACTTCGAAGTCTCCGAAGAAGTGCTGGCCAAGCTTTCGGCTTGA
- a CDS encoding pyridoxamine 5'-phosphate oxidase family protein, translating into MASFSEAREHPAQQLWEQVNGIHAGMLGVDGADMHMQPMAPHADPKTNTIWFYTKSDADIARAIKSGARAHFCVVGKDHDYHACLAGKIEVKADPGKVEEYWNSIVAAWYENGKKDPKLTMLAMHVDDAEIWVSTGSKLKFGWEIAKANLDDEKTPDVGIKRHLQFA; encoded by the coding sequence ATGGCAAGCTTCAGCGAAGCCCGCGAACATCCGGCACAGCAGCTCTGGGAGCAGGTGAACGGCATTCACGCCGGGATGCTCGGCGTCGACGGCGCCGACATGCATATGCAGCCCATGGCGCCGCATGCCGATCCGAAGACCAATACGATCTGGTTCTACACCAAATCCGATGCCGATATCGCCCGCGCCATCAAGTCCGGCGCCCGCGCGCATTTCTGCGTGGTCGGCAAGGATCACGACTACCATGCGTGCCTCGCGGGCAAGATCGAGGTCAAGGCCGATCCCGGCAAGGTGGAGGAGTACTGGAATTCCATCGTCGCCGCCTGGTACGAGAACGGCAAGAAGGACCCGAAGCTGACGATGCTCGCCATGCATGTCGACGACGCGGAGATATGGGTCTCCACCGGCAGCAAGCTGAAATTCGGCTGGGAGATCGCCAAGGCCAATCTCGACGATGAGAAGACGCCGGATGTGGGGATCAAGCGGCATTTGCAGTTTGCTTGA
- a CDS encoding MBL fold metallo-hydrolase, with the protein MKPQCLVLAIACLASLALPQTASSQEQRKNVSQCQAIAQGIPKAQFASFSPGAPIVPAVSEGEDVTFTFLGHSTFEIDTPGGIVIATDYNGIYQPSVTPDVVTMNKAHQTHYTLTPDPAIKHVLHGWSDVPGEKAKVDLVVGDAYIRNVTTDIRFSYGLGGSQQDGNSIFIFEIAGLCIGHLGHLHYELTDAHYTEIGRLDIVMVPVDGGLTMGPDSMSRVIKRLRSSIVLPMHRRGPPVERFLSMIGKEFEIVYAPNDTLTVSLRTLPRKPQIYVMKDVQ; encoded by the coding sequence ATGAAGCCGCAATGTCTTGTCCTCGCGATCGCATGCCTTGCCTCGCTCGCTTTGCCGCAGACAGCAAGCTCCCAGGAACAGCGTAAGAATGTCAGCCAGTGCCAGGCGATCGCGCAGGGAATTCCGAAGGCGCAGTTCGCAAGCTTCTCACCTGGCGCGCCCATCGTCCCGGCCGTCTCCGAAGGCGAAGACGTCACCTTCACCTTCCTCGGCCACTCCACCTTCGAGATCGACACGCCCGGCGGCATCGTCATCGCCACCGATTACAACGGCATCTACCAGCCCTCGGTGACCCCTGATGTCGTCACCATGAACAAGGCGCACCAGACGCATTACACGCTGACGCCGGATCCGGCGATCAAGCATGTGCTGCACGGCTGGAGCGATGTGCCCGGCGAAAAGGCCAAGGTCGATCTGGTCGTCGGCGACGCCTATATCCGCAACGTCACCACCGATATCCGCTTCAGCTACGGCCTCGGCGGATCGCAGCAGGACGGCAATTCGATCTTCATCTTCGAGATCGCCGGCCTCTGCATCGGCCATCTCGGCCACCTGCATTACGAACTGACGGACGCCCATTACACCGAGATCGGCCGCCTCGACATCGTCATGGTGCCTGTTGATGGCGGACTGACGATGGGCCCTGACAGCATGAGCCGGGTGATCAAGCGGCTGCGCTCCTCTATCGTGCTCCCGATGCACCGCCGCGGGCCGCCGGTCGAGCGCTTCCTGTCGATGATCGGCAAGGAATTCGAGATCGTCTATGCGCCGAACGATACGCTGACGGTGTCGCTCAGGACGCTGCCGCGGAAGCCGCAGATTTATGTGATGAAGGATGTGCAGTAG